In the genome of Myxococcus guangdongensis, one region contains:
- the odhB gene encoding 2-oxoglutarate dehydrogenase complex dihydrolipoyllysine-residue succinyltransferase, whose amino-acid sequence MAVELKVPPLGESITEAVVGKWNKKPGDAVSADEPLVVLETDKVTIDVPAPAAGSLASVAFKEGDKVRVGDVLGLIEAGAGAPAAKPAAAAPAAPAAAPVAAAPAQDAASDARITPTARKMAEENKVDVSQLKGSGASGRITKEDVLGQLNRPAAPSQPAAPAQPAGPRPNAAREERVRMTPLRKRVAERLVQAQSTAALLTTFNEVDMGEVMALRKKYNDKFQAKHGVKLGFMSFFVRASIEALKAFPQVNAEIDGEDVIFKHYYDIGVAVSGSRGLVVPVVRNADKLSLAELEKGVGDLGTRARNDKLTLPELQGGTFTITNGGIFGSMLSTPIINPPQTGILGMHNIVERPVARDGQVVIRPIMYVALTYDHRLIDGREAVQFLVRVKECIEDPERLLLDV is encoded by the coding sequence ATGGCCGTTGAACTGAAAGTACCCCCCCTGGGCGAGTCCATCACCGAGGCCGTCGTCGGCAAGTGGAACAAGAAGCCGGGTGACGCGGTGTCCGCGGACGAGCCGCTCGTCGTCCTGGAGACCGACAAGGTCACCATCGACGTGCCCGCGCCCGCGGCCGGTTCCCTGGCGTCCGTCGCCTTCAAGGAAGGTGACAAGGTGCGCGTGGGTGACGTGCTCGGCCTCATCGAGGCCGGTGCCGGCGCTCCCGCCGCCAAGCCCGCGGCGGCCGCTCCCGCCGCCCCGGCCGCCGCTCCCGTCGCCGCCGCCCCCGCGCAGGACGCCGCGTCCGACGCGCGCATCACCCCCACCGCCAGGAAGATGGCGGAGGAGAACAAGGTCGACGTCAGCCAGCTCAAGGGCAGCGGCGCCAGCGGTCGCATCACCAAGGAGGACGTGCTCGGTCAGCTCAACCGCCCGGCCGCGCCCTCCCAGCCCGCCGCCCCGGCCCAGCCCGCGGGCCCGCGCCCCAACGCCGCGCGCGAGGAGCGCGTGCGCATGACGCCCTTGCGCAAGCGCGTCGCCGAGCGCCTGGTCCAGGCCCAGTCCACCGCCGCCCTGCTCACCACCTTCAACGAGGTGGACATGGGCGAGGTGATGGCCCTGCGCAAGAAGTACAACGACAAGTTCCAGGCCAAGCACGGCGTGAAGCTCGGCTTCATGAGCTTCTTCGTCCGCGCGTCGATTGAGGCCCTCAAGGCCTTCCCCCAGGTCAACGCGGAGATCGACGGCGAAGACGTCATCTTCAAGCACTACTACGACATCGGCGTGGCGGTGAGCGGCAGCCGCGGCCTGGTCGTCCCCGTCGTGCGCAACGCGGACAAGCTGTCCCTGGCGGAGCTGGAGAAGGGCGTGGGCGACCTGGGCACCCGGGCGCGCAACGACAAGCTCACCCTGCCGGAGCTGCAGGGCGGCACCTTCACGATTACCAACGGCGGCATCTTCGGCTCCATGCTGTCCACGCCCATCATCAACCCGCCGCAGACGGGCATCCTGGGCATGCACAACATCGTCGAGCGCCCCGTCGCCCGCGACGGTCAGGTGGTCATCCGGCCCATCATGTACGTGGCCCTCACCTACGACCACCGCCTCATCGACGGCCGCGAAGCCGTCCAGTTCCTCGTGCGCGTGAAGGAGTGCATCGAGGACCCCGAGCGCCTCCTGCTCGACGTCTGA
- a CDS encoding cation diffusion facilitator family transporter: MSGSHSHAPTSHGRAFALGVTLNLAFVAVEALYGFISGSLALLADAGHNLSDVLGLVLAWGASILARRAATERRSYGLRGASILAALFNALILLVAVGAIGWEAIRRFGEPAPVASLTVMSVAGIGVVINTATALLFWKGRKNDLNVQGAFLHMAADAGVSLAVVLSGALIYFTGQAWLDPVVTLGIALLILVSTWRLLVDSVNLALQAVPANIDLSAVRNLMTQAPGVASVHDLHVWALSTTESALTAHLVVEAPSGDEALVPSLKARLHDTFGIEHVTLQLEPALAATCHPCGPGDTRHAACA; the protein is encoded by the coding sequence ATGTCGGGTTCACACAGTCATGCGCCCACGTCGCACGGCCGAGCCTTCGCGCTCGGTGTCACCCTCAACCTGGCCTTCGTGGCCGTCGAGGCCCTCTACGGCTTCATCTCCGGCTCGCTGGCGCTGCTCGCGGACGCAGGCCACAACCTGAGCGACGTGCTGGGGCTCGTGCTCGCCTGGGGCGCCAGCATCCTCGCCCGGCGCGCGGCGACCGAGCGGCGCAGCTACGGCCTGCGCGGTGCCTCCATCCTCGCGGCCCTCTTCAACGCGCTCATCCTGTTGGTCGCCGTGGGCGCCATCGGCTGGGAAGCCATCCGCCGCTTCGGCGAGCCCGCGCCCGTCGCCAGCCTCACCGTCATGAGCGTCGCGGGCATCGGCGTCGTCATCAACACCGCCACGGCCCTGCTGTTCTGGAAGGGGCGCAAGAACGACCTCAACGTGCAGGGCGCGTTCCTCCACATGGCGGCCGACGCGGGCGTGTCGCTCGCCGTGGTGCTCAGCGGCGCGCTCATCTACTTCACCGGTCAGGCGTGGCTGGACCCGGTGGTGACGCTCGGCATCGCGCTGCTCATCCTCGTCAGCACGTGGAGGCTGCTGGTGGACTCCGTCAACCTCGCGCTGCAAGCCGTTCCCGCGAACATCGACCTGAGCGCGGTGCGAAACCTCATGACACAGGCGCCCGGTGTCGCCAGTGTGCACGACCTCCACGTCTGGGCCCTGAGCACCACCGAGTCGGCCCTCACCGCCCACCTCGTGGTGGAGGCGCCGTCCGGTGATGAGGCGCTCGTGCCCTCGCTGAAGGCTCGGCTGCACGACACGTTCGGCATCGAGCACGTGACGCTGCAGCTCGAGCCCGCGCTCGCCGCGACCTGCCACCCCTGCGGGCCCGGCGACACACGCCACGCCGCTTGCGCCTGA
- a CDS encoding BamA/TamA family outer membrane protein, with amino-acid sequence MEPPPARAPGLPQENYEEALIVESLVRHGRKVDPSPEGKPLSDVLVDTEEVVAESDPYPNFLNIFHVRTRDEVVRREVLLPLGQPYSTRLAEETARNLRSLRLFSVVRVVPLVGKTPGTVSLLVVTKDIWSLRLNSDFSAVGSLLQYLRLQGTEQNFLGRGKKLAVDFILRLDTLSLGQSYTDPRVLGSRWSLTESAAIIIGRESGQAEGSRGSVSVSRPLYSLSTPWSVSSSVAWNVETNRVYRGADIWQLPFPGGPAVPYVYRTEEVAGAASYTRSFGLRYKVNVSGSVGAYHYAYDPPMSSMLGQSQVDWFRSNYLPRAEDAGYVSMSLRAFEARYEVLRDVDSYVLSEDYQMGHWLSATLRYAPPVFDDDTHFAEAGLAARYRLRWGDALTTVAASGSIRRQLGAAATWNNRHWAAELTQVSPKVFGGRFVARGLLDINIDDLFDRITLLGGGNGLRGAPADEYSGRKMLLVNVEYRTAPLVIKTVHVGGVLFLDSGSAWNDRPDMVTSVGVGLRLLFPQFNVNPFRIDFGYVLNDDRPPIGSRFTFAGGQVTDLRPSFLDSPL; translated from the coding sequence GTGGAGCCGCCGCCCGCCCGCGCGCCCGGGCTGCCGCAGGAGAACTACGAGGAGGCGCTCATCGTCGAGTCGCTCGTCCGTCATGGCCGCAAGGTGGACCCCTCGCCCGAGGGCAAGCCGCTCTCGGACGTGCTCGTCGACACCGAGGAGGTCGTGGCCGAGAGCGACCCGTATCCGAACTTCCTCAACATCTTCCACGTGCGCACCCGCGACGAGGTCGTCCGCCGCGAGGTGTTGCTGCCGCTCGGTCAGCCCTACTCCACGCGCCTCGCGGAGGAGACGGCGCGCAACCTGCGCTCACTGCGCCTGTTCTCCGTGGTGCGCGTCGTCCCGCTCGTCGGGAAGACACCCGGCACGGTGTCGCTGCTCGTCGTCACCAAGGACATCTGGTCGCTGCGGCTCAACAGTGACTTCTCCGCGGTGGGCTCGCTGCTCCAGTACCTGCGGCTGCAGGGCACGGAGCAGAACTTCCTGGGCCGGGGCAAGAAGCTCGCGGTGGACTTCATCCTGCGCCTGGACACGCTGAGCCTCGGCCAGAGCTACACGGACCCGCGCGTGCTGGGCTCCCGCTGGTCGCTCACCGAGTCGGCCGCCATCATCATCGGACGTGAGAGCGGCCAGGCCGAGGGCTCCCGGGGCAGCGTCTCCGTGAGCCGGCCGCTGTACTCGCTGTCGACGCCGTGGAGCGTGAGCTCGTCCGTGGCGTGGAACGTGGAGACCAACCGCGTCTACCGGGGTGCGGACATCTGGCAGCTCCCGTTCCCCGGTGGCCCGGCGGTGCCCTACGTGTACCGCACCGAGGAGGTCGCCGGCGCGGCCTCGTACACGCGCTCCTTCGGCCTGCGCTACAAGGTCAACGTGAGCGGCTCCGTGGGCGCGTACCACTACGCCTACGACCCTCCGATGTCGTCGATGTTGGGGCAGTCGCAGGTCGACTGGTTCCGGAGCAACTACCTGCCGCGCGCCGAGGACGCGGGCTACGTGTCCATGTCCCTGCGCGCCTTCGAGGCCCGCTACGAAGTCCTGCGCGACGTGGACTCCTACGTCCTCTCCGAGGACTACCAGATGGGGCACTGGCTCTCCGCGACGCTGCGCTACGCACCCCCCGTCTTCGATGACGACACGCACTTCGCCGAGGCGGGGCTCGCCGCGCGCTACCGGCTGCGCTGGGGCGATGCGCTCACCACGGTGGCGGCCTCGGGCTCCATCCGTCGGCAGCTGGGAGCCGCGGCGACGTGGAACAACCGCCACTGGGCGGCGGAGCTCACGCAGGTGTCGCCCAAGGTGTTCGGAGGCCGCTTCGTCGCGCGCGGCCTGTTGGACATCAACATCGATGACCTGTTCGACCGGATTACCCTGCTGGGCGGAGGCAACGGCCTGCGCGGCGCGCCCGCCGACGAATACTCCGGCAGGAAGATGTTGCTGGTGAACGTGGAGTACCGCACCGCGCCGCTGGTCATCAAAACCGTGCACGTGGGCGGCGTGCTCTTCCTCGACTCGGGCAGCGCGTGGAACGACCGCCCGGACATGGTGACGTCCGTGGGCGTGGGCCTGCGCCTGCTCTTCCCCCAGTTCAACGTCAATCCGTTCCGCATCGACTTCGGCTACGTGCTCAACGACGACCGGCCGCCCATCGGCAGCCGCTTCACGTTCGCCGGCGGACAGGTGACGGACCTGCGTCCCAGCTTCCTCGACTCACCGCTGTAG
- a CDS encoding MFS transporter: MRRESGLSGAVTGLFAVACGLAVANVYYAQPLLDAMARELGLQPATVGVVVTVTQVGYGLGLLFLVPLGDLVERRRLVALQMLLSVGALTLVGLAPTGAVLLGALAVVGLLAVVTQVLVAFSASLASPAERGRVVGLVTSGVVIGILMARTVAGFLSDVAGWRSVYLVSAGATLLVALALLRVLPRERARTRLSYPELLRSVLTLFVEEPVLRVRAVLALLGFATFSTLWTPMVLLLAAPPFSLSHTQVGLFGLAGVAGALGASRAGRLADRGFGNRTTVFALVLLVASWVPLVLTQTHQSLWALGLGIIGLDLAIQALHVTNQSELYAVRPEARSRLVAGYMVFYSIGSGAGSLASTVVFAHAGWVGVCAQGAAIAAVALVFWSVTRRSTGGAARGFAKARRASS; encoded by the coding sequence ATGCGGCGCGAGTCCGGGCTGTCGGGCGCGGTGACGGGGCTGTTCGCGGTGGCCTGTGGGCTGGCCGTCGCGAACGTCTACTACGCGCAGCCGTTGTTGGATGCGATGGCGCGGGAGCTGGGGTTGCAGCCGGCGACGGTGGGCGTGGTGGTGACCGTCACGCAGGTGGGGTACGGGCTGGGGTTGTTGTTCCTGGTGCCGCTGGGAGATCTGGTGGAGCGGCGTCGGTTGGTGGCGCTCCAGATGTTGCTGTCGGTGGGGGCGTTGACGCTCGTGGGGCTGGCGCCCACGGGGGCGGTGTTGCTTGGCGCGCTGGCGGTGGTGGGGTTGCTCGCGGTCGTCACGCAGGTGCTGGTGGCGTTCTCCGCGTCGCTCGCGTCGCCCGCCGAGCGGGGCCGCGTGGTGGGGCTGGTGACGAGCGGGGTGGTGATTGGCATCCTGATGGCGCGCACCGTTGCGGGCTTCCTGTCCGACGTCGCCGGGTGGCGCTCCGTCTATCTCGTATCGGCGGGCGCGACGTTGCTGGTGGCGCTGGCGCTGCTGCGGGTGCTGCCTCGCGAGCGGGCGCGCACGCGGCTGTCCTATCCGGAGTTGTTGCGCTCGGTGCTCACGTTGTTCGTGGAGGAGCCCGTGTTGCGCGTCCGCGCGGTGCTCGCGTTGTTGGGCTTCGCGACGTTCAGCACCTTGTGGACGCCGATGGTGCTGCTGCTGGCGGCGCCGCCGTTCTCGCTCTCGCACACGCAGGTGGGCCTGTTCGGTCTCGCGGGCGTGGCGGGAGCGCTGGGGGCGTCGAGAGCGGGGCGGCTCGCGGACCGGGGCTTCGGGAACCGGACGACGGTGTTCGCGCTCGTGCTGCTGGTGGCGTCGTGGGTTCCCCTCGTGCTGACGCAGACGCACCAGTCGCTGTGGGCGCTGGGGTTGGGAATCATCGGCCTGGACCTGGCCATCCAGGCGTTGCACGTGACGAACCAGAGCGAGCTGTACGCGGTCCGCCCGGAGGCGCGCAGCCGGTTGGTGGCGGGCTACATGGTCTTCTATTCCATCGGCAGTGGCGCGGGCTCGCTCGCGTCCACGGTGGTGTTCGCGCACGCGGGTTGGGTGGGCGTGTGCGCGCAGGGGGCCGCCATCGCCGCCGTGGCGCTGGTGTTCTGGAGTGTCACGCGACGGTCGACGGGCGGCGCGGCGCGGGGATTCGCGAAGGCTCGCCGCGCCTCGTCATGA
- a CDS encoding sulfotransferase domain-containing protein, translating into MTASDTAHRQPSSRLPKSLPELQALRAWREPISGPASFHVEPTDIFVATYPKCGTTWTQQIVHGLRTRGDMNFEEISLVVPWHESPPLPGVDLAGPQVARPRAFKTHLHWERVPKGGRYIYVMRDPADTLTSFYHYVNGWMFEPDSVSVEEFCFGIFLKDARFGRYWEHLRAWWNVRERDDVLLLAYEDMKEDLESAVRRIGAFMGVHLDDALVALVTKQSTFEFMHAHESQFDDHPTTEAVNRLTALPPEMQTTKVRAGRVGDSSELSASVHAVLAETWRADIGVPLGIPSYARMRQQLR; encoded by the coding sequence ATGACCGCGTCGGACACCGCGCACCGTCAGCCATCATCCCGTCTGCCGAAGTCACTGCCGGAGCTGCAAGCGCTGCGAGCATGGCGCGAACCCATCTCCGGCCCCGCGAGCTTCCACGTCGAGCCGACGGACATCTTCGTCGCCACCTATCCCAAGTGCGGAACCACGTGGACGCAGCAAATCGTCCACGGGCTGCGCACGCGCGGAGACATGAACTTCGAGGAGATCTCCCTCGTCGTCCCGTGGCACGAGAGCCCACCTCTCCCAGGCGTCGACCTCGCGGGTCCCCAGGTCGCTCGCCCCCGCGCGTTCAAGACGCACCTGCATTGGGAGCGGGTGCCGAAGGGCGGGCGCTACATCTACGTGATGCGAGACCCGGCGGACACGCTCACGTCCTTCTACCACTACGTGAATGGCTGGATGTTCGAGCCCGACTCCGTCAGCGTGGAGGAGTTCTGCTTCGGCATCTTCCTGAAGGACGCGCGCTTCGGCCGCTACTGGGAGCACCTGCGCGCCTGGTGGAACGTGCGTGAGCGCGACGACGTACTGCTCCTCGCCTACGAGGACATGAAGGAGGACCTGGAGTCAGCGGTCCGCCGCATCGGCGCCTTCATGGGTGTCCACCTGGACGACGCGCTCGTCGCGCTCGTGACGAAGCAGTCCACCTTCGAGTTCATGCACGCGCACGAGTCCCAGTTCGACGACCACCCGACGACCGAGGCCGTCAATCGGCTCACCGCGCTCCCACCCGAGATGCAGACCACCAAGGTCCGAGCGGGGCGCGTGGGAGACTCCTCGGAGCTGTCCGCGTCGGTGCACGCCGTGCTCGCCGAGACCTGGCGCGCGGACATCGGGGTGCCCCTCGGCATCCCCTCCTATGCCCGGATGCGCCAGCAGCTACGCTAA
- a CDS encoding cold-shock protein gives MATGTVKWFNDAKGFGFITQDGGGEDVFCHHTAINMDGFRTLAEGQKVEFEVTRGPKGLQAQNVRAG, from the coding sequence ATGGCAACCGGTACCGTGAAGTGGTTCAACGACGCGAAGGGCTTCGGCTTCATCACCCAGGACGGCGGTGGTGAGGACGTGTTCTGCCACCACACCGCCATCAACATGGACGGCTTCCGCACCCTCGCCGAGGGTCAGAAGGTGGAGTTCGAAGTGACGCGTGGCCCCAAGGGCCTTCAGGCGCAGAACGTTCGCGCCGGCTGA
- a CDS encoding alpha/beta fold hydrolase has protein sequence MRQVLTAALIFVSAPVFAQEVKPLTMPQTAHSQDPFLRQLSETRNFSSGRPVSVKVTPDEKQVLFLRTQATSNVQTLYAFDVATGEVKEVLTPEALLKGTEETLTPEEKARRERMRVSARGFTSYQISDDGSRLLVPLSGRLYVVERASGKVTELKTGPGVLDPRFSQDGKQVAYVRENDVYRIDVAANKEQRVTKGGTAEKTHGVAEFVAQEEMSRFSGYWWSPDARRVAYTESDTTEVEKLTIVDVMHPERGGEIFAYPRPGKPNAKVRLGVTAVTGGKTTWVQWDAAKYPYLATVVWPKGGPLTILVQNRVQTEQQLLSVDPATGKTRELLVEKDSAWLNLDQDFPLWLDDGSGFLWYTERNGGPEVELRRADGSLDKSIVKPDAGFRGLSRFVQKDRTLFFSGGPNPTQSALWRVKNGGAPERVTKNGEGIEGGSASREGGVFVVNTSSLKSMSRTEVLRADGTRVGQLPEVAQEPPFVPNTELRQVGPKRYWASITRPRDFKPGKKLPVIVDIYGGPTTTVVHHSMAAHLMSQWMADQGFLVVKFDVRGTPLRGAAWEREVKYDFATVTLDDQVDALQALAKELPELDINRVGIQGWSFGGYMSALAALKRPDVFKAAVSGAPVVDWLDYDTHYTERYLGLPQEHPEAYEKSSLLTYAKADKPIGKLLLIHGTADDNVYFFHTLKLSDALFRAGKPHDLLPLSGLTHMVPDPLVKQRQWERVMEHFKKNL, from the coding sequence ATGCGCCAGGTCCTTACCGCAGCGCTCATCTTCGTGAGCGCGCCCGTATTCGCCCAGGAAGTGAAGCCCCTCACCATGCCCCAGACGGCGCACTCGCAAGACCCCTTCTTGAGGCAGCTGTCGGAGACCCGCAACTTCTCCAGCGGCCGCCCGGTGAGCGTGAAGGTCACCCCGGACGAGAAGCAGGTCCTCTTCCTGCGCACCCAGGCCACCTCCAACGTCCAGACGCTCTACGCGTTCGACGTGGCGACCGGGGAGGTGAAGGAGGTCCTCACCCCCGAGGCGCTGCTCAAGGGCACCGAGGAGACGCTCACCCCCGAGGAGAAGGCCCGCCGTGAGCGCATGCGCGTCAGCGCCCGGGGCTTCACCTCGTACCAGATTTCCGACGACGGCTCGCGCCTGCTCGTCCCGCTCTCCGGCCGGCTCTACGTGGTCGAGCGCGCGAGCGGCAAGGTGACCGAGCTCAAGACGGGCCCCGGCGTGTTGGACCCGCGCTTCTCCCAGGATGGCAAGCAGGTGGCCTACGTCCGCGAGAACGACGTCTACCGAATCGACGTCGCGGCGAACAAGGAGCAGCGCGTGACGAAGGGCGGCACCGCCGAGAAGACGCACGGCGTGGCCGAGTTCGTCGCCCAGGAGGAGATGAGCCGCTTCTCCGGCTACTGGTGGAGCCCCGACGCCAGGCGCGTCGCCTACACCGAGTCCGACACCACCGAGGTGGAGAAGCTCACCATCGTCGACGTGATGCACCCCGAGCGCGGCGGCGAAATCTTCGCGTACCCGCGCCCCGGCAAGCCCAACGCCAAGGTGCGCCTGGGCGTCACGGCCGTCACCGGCGGCAAGACGACGTGGGTGCAGTGGGACGCGGCGAAGTACCCGTACCTGGCCACCGTGGTGTGGCCCAAGGGCGGCCCGCTCACCATCCTCGTGCAGAACCGCGTCCAGACGGAGCAGCAGCTGCTCTCCGTCGACCCGGCCACGGGCAAGACGCGTGAGCTGCTGGTGGAGAAGGACTCGGCCTGGCTCAACCTGGACCAGGACTTCCCGCTGTGGCTGGACGATGGCTCGGGCTTCCTCTGGTACACCGAGCGCAACGGCGGCCCGGAGGTGGAGCTGCGCCGCGCCGACGGCTCGCTCGACAAGAGCATCGTCAAGCCGGACGCGGGCTTCCGCGGCCTGTCGCGCTTCGTGCAGAAGGACCGCACGCTGTTCTTCTCCGGCGGCCCCAACCCCACGCAGAGCGCGCTGTGGCGCGTGAAGAACGGCGGGGCGCCCGAGCGCGTGACGAAGAACGGCGAGGGCATCGAGGGCGGCTCCGCCTCGCGCGAGGGCGGGGTGTTCGTCGTCAACACGTCCAGCCTCAAGAGCATGAGCCGCACGGAGGTCCTGCGCGCGGACGGCACGCGCGTGGGCCAGCTGCCCGAGGTGGCGCAGGAGCCGCCCTTCGTCCCCAACACGGAGCTCAGGCAGGTGGGCCCCAAGCGCTACTGGGCGTCCATCACCCGCCCGCGCGACTTCAAGCCCGGCAAGAAGCTGCCCGTCATCGTCGACATCTACGGCGGCCCCACCACCACCGTGGTGCACCACAGCATGGCCGCGCACCTGATGTCCCAGTGGATGGCGGACCAGGGCTTCCTCGTCGTGAAGTTCGACGTGCGCGGCACCCCGCTGCGCGGCGCCGCCTGGGAGCGCGAGGTGAAGTACGACTTCGCCACCGTCACGCTGGATGACCAGGTGGACGCGCTCCAGGCCCTGGCCAAGGAGCTGCCCGAGCTGGACATCAACCGCGTGGGCATCCAGGGCTGGAGCTTCGGCGGCTACATGTCCGCGCTGGCCGCGCTCAAGCGCCCGGACGTCTTCAAGGCCGCGGTGTCCGGCGCCCCGGTGGTGGACTGGCTCGACTACGACACGCACTACACCGAGCGCTACCTGGGCCTGCCCCAGGAGCACCCCGAGGCGTACGAGAAGAGCTCGCTGCTCACCTACGCCAAGGCGGACAAGCCCATCGGCAAGCTGCTGCTCATCCACGGCACCGCGGATGACAACGTCTACTTCTTCCACACGCTGAAGCTGAGCGACGCCCTGTTCCGCGCCGGCAAGCCGCACGATTTGCTCCCCCTGAGCGGCCTGACGCACATGGTCCCGGACCCGCTGGTGAAGCAGCGCCAGTGGGAGCGCGTGATGGAGCACTTCAAGAAGAACCTGTGA
- a CDS encoding UPF0489 family protein, whose protein sequence is MKTDDDGLLHLRLAGVIRLGLGGGRGPTDAYVFDPHRLALPSWAMALGDSGPAALLVTLDRHLDVVVPRRPDAVPDRSAGLRALDEHARWELDVRNYDHILAAMEAGLVGDALFIARTRPRGAFAGDTYVDTRGRSHRLVVVPTVDRASEAWSRPAPGDAVRDVLEDAERVLLDVDLDCFTSLSDADPTTVLPWPRAIIREFLLPEGSESFWDAVLQRAVALTLAREPHHCGGLLASGALFRDAAEVLFRELLRVEPP, encoded by the coding sequence ATGAAGACCGACGACGACGGCCTGCTCCACCTGCGCCTGGCGGGCGTCATCCGGCTGGGGCTGGGAGGCGGCCGGGGGCCGACGGACGCGTACGTCTTCGACCCCCACCGGCTCGCCCTGCCCTCCTGGGCCATGGCCCTGGGGGACTCCGGGCCCGCCGCGCTGCTCGTCACCCTGGACCGCCACCTGGACGTGGTGGTGCCCCGGAGACCGGATGCGGTGCCGGACCGCTCGGCGGGCCTGCGAGCGCTGGACGAGCACGCCCGGTGGGAATTGGACGTGCGCAACTACGACCACATCCTCGCGGCCATGGAGGCGGGGTTGGTGGGAGATGCCCTGTTCATCGCCCGGACGCGGCCCCGGGGCGCCTTCGCGGGAGACACCTACGTGGACACGCGGGGGCGCTCGCATCGACTGGTGGTGGTGCCCACCGTGGACCGCGCGTCCGAGGCGTGGAGCCGCCCCGCCCCGGGGGACGCGGTGCGAGACGTGCTCGAGGACGCGGAGCGGGTGCTGCTGGACGTGGACCTGGACTGCTTCACGTCGCTGAGCGACGCGGACCCGACGACGGTGCTGCCCTGGCCGCGCGCCATCATCCGCGAGTTCCTGCTGCCCGAGGGCTCCGAGTCCTTCTGGGACGCGGTGCTCCAGCGCGCGGTGGCGCTGACGCTCGCGAGGGAGCCGCACCACTGCGGCGGCCTGCTCGCGTCCGGAGCGCTGTTCCGGGACGCCGCCGAGGTGTTGTTCCGGGAGCTGTTGCGCGTCGAGCCGCCGTGA
- a CDS encoding sulfotransferase: MRKSPLYTFVICPNNSGSTLLVRLLATSDQVSVFDSMNHEGQWLVHRDDPEAMPIPDTESDELRNWTTNEAKFADPQRYHWERIKAVWHRAWDLRKAVLVEKSPPMVMAAPLLQEQFAPARFLVSVRSPYAFAEGVRRKRGYPLSTATAHWVRSSRLQLRNRAVLKGSLFFRYEDLCQSPETIAARILEYIPELGRLDVGRAFDIMGEHSTIRDFNGDSLGRMSAADLDEINAALAGHEDVLEALGYERIVRA; encoded by the coding sequence GTGCGGAAGTCGCCGCTTTACACATTCGTCATCTGTCCGAACAACAGCGGCAGCACGTTGCTGGTGCGGCTGTTGGCCACGTCGGACCAGGTCTCCGTGTTCGACTCGATGAACCACGAGGGCCAGTGGCTGGTGCACCGGGATGACCCGGAGGCGATGCCCATCCCCGACACCGAGTCGGACGAGCTTCGCAACTGGACGACGAACGAGGCGAAGTTCGCGGACCCCCAGCGCTACCACTGGGAGCGCATCAAGGCCGTCTGGCATCGCGCGTGGGATTTGCGCAAGGCGGTGCTCGTGGAGAAGAGCCCTCCCATGGTGATGGCCGCGCCACTGTTGCAGGAGCAGTTCGCGCCCGCGCGGTTCCTTGTCTCGGTGCGCAGTCCGTACGCCTTCGCGGAGGGCGTGCGGCGCAAGCGTGGCTATCCGCTGTCCACCGCGACGGCGCACTGGGTGCGCTCCAGTCGGCTGCAGCTCCGCAACCGCGCGGTGCTCAAGGGCTCGCTCTTCTTCCGTTACGAGGACCTCTGTCAGTCGCCGGAGACCATCGCCGCGCGAATCCTCGAGTACATCCCGGAGCTGGGGCGACTGGATGTCGGCCGCGCGTTCGACATCATGGGCGAGCACAGCACCATCCGTGACTTCAACGGGGACTCGCTCGGGCGCATGAGCGCCGCGGACCTGGATGAAATCAACGCCGCGCTCGCGGGCCATGAGGACGTGCTGGAGGCGCTGGGCTACGAGCGAATCGTCCGGGCTTGA
- a CDS encoding DUF3703 domain-containing protein, with translation MTPTLRTHFDLELHRAAEAHARGAHQDAWRFLERAHILSQAHAWPHLRVHGAMFRWAVQHGDWRELLGQLPRLLLAAPGSWFGRAPLGNTGGANVGIFTPMDIPEDLRAILDAR, from the coding sequence ATGACCCCGACACTGCGAACCCACTTCGACCTCGAGCTGCACCGCGCCGCTGAAGCCCATGCACGCGGAGCCCATCAAGACGCCTGGCGCTTCCTGGAGCGCGCTCACATCCTGAGCCAGGCGCATGCGTGGCCCCACCTGCGCGTCCACGGCGCCATGTTCCGGTGGGCCGTTCAACATGGCGACTGGCGGGAGCTGCTCGGACAGTTGCCGCGACTCCTCCTTGCCGCGCCGGGCTCGTGGTTCGGTCGCGCCCCACTGGGCAACACAGGCGGCGCCAACGTGGGCATCTTCACGCCCATGGACATCCCCGAGGACCTCCGCGCCATCCTGGACGCGCGTTAA